One genomic window of Nitrosomonas sp. Is35 includes the following:
- a CDS encoding porin yields MFQFIASPVPLYASNLSNLKNFIKDSRVEVGGWVNGGATFNPSQSDGFNGPVAFADQANRFQLNQFNTFIQRQVVSEAHKWDFGGRFDFLFGTDAVFTQAFGVPAFDVNTGEALKRSNWDLGLCCASTKTYGIALPQAYLEAHVPIGTKGINIRAGHFYSPTGFETIPAPDNFFYTRAYSFNAGEPFTHTGLQASYIINKNWSVLGSAVTGSATGGWDGGWDKQLGNWSGIAGFTWKSDNQTTSFNATGTYGETSTHSSESWGMFNLVLQHRINPRTLLVLHHVHGFADGILLNNLKYANVVKDAQWMGLVTHLYYDLTENVSIGFRGEWFRDRDGFRNPSPFRVAAATNIVNGVPVSYAGNINNVTVAPADYYAATVGMNWKAAKTLKLRWDHLKKLTIRPNIRYDSVDAYRTVAYKPFAGHKDQILFSLDFVLPF; encoded by the coding sequence ATGTTTCAATTTATAGCTTCCCCGGTTCCACTCTATGCCAGCAACTTAAGCAATCTAAAGAATTTTATTAAAGACAGCCGAGTGGAAGTCGGCGGATGGGTTAATGGCGGCGCAACCTTTAATCCAAGCCAGTCAGATGGCTTCAATGGACCGGTTGCTTTCGCCGATCAAGCCAATCGTTTTCAGTTGAATCAATTCAATACGTTTATTCAACGTCAAGTGGTTTCCGAAGCCCACAAATGGGATTTTGGCGGGCGGTTCGATTTTCTGTTCGGAACCGATGCCGTTTTTACTCAAGCCTTTGGTGTACCGGCTTTTGACGTCAACACCGGTGAAGCGCTAAAGCGCAGCAACTGGGATCTCGGGTTGTGTTGCGCCTCTACCAAAACCTACGGCATCGCGCTGCCGCAAGCTTATTTGGAAGCCCATGTGCCCATTGGCACAAAAGGAATTAATATCAGAGCCGGTCATTTTTACTCTCCTACCGGTTTTGAAACAATTCCAGCACCCGACAATTTCTTTTATACGCGCGCTTATTCTTTTAATGCAGGCGAGCCTTTCACACATACCGGTTTACAAGCCAGTTATATCATCAATAAAAATTGGTCTGTTCTGGGCAGCGCTGTGACCGGCAGCGCCACCGGGGGCTGGGATGGCGGCTGGGACAAACAGCTTGGCAACTGGAGCGGAATTGCCGGTTTCACCTGGAAAAGTGATAATCAGACCACATCGTTCAATGCCACCGGCACTTACGGCGAAACTTCAACACACAGCAGTGAATCGTGGGGAATGTTTAACCTCGTACTGCAACACAGAATCAATCCCAGAACTTTATTGGTCTTGCATCATGTGCATGGGTTCGCGGACGGCATTCTATTGAATAATCTGAAATACGCCAATGTCGTCAAAGATGCCCAGTGGATGGGGTTGGTCACGCATCTATATTACGACCTGACCGAAAATGTATCGATCGGATTTCGTGGCGAGTGGTTTCGCGACAGAGACGGATTTCGCAATCCTTCGCCATTCCGGGTCGCGGCGGCAACCAATATCGTCAATGGCGTACCGGTAAGCTATGCGGGAAATATCAACAACGTTACGGTTGCACCTGCGGACTATTACGCGGCAACGGTGGGAATGAACTGGAAAGCGGCTAAGACGCTAAAACTTCGCTGGGATCATCTGAAGAAGCTCACCATCCGGCCGAATATCCGCTATGACAGTGTCGATGCCTATCGTACTGTTGCGTACAAACCGTTTGCTGGCCATAAGGATCAAATTTTGTTCTCACTGGATTTTGTGCTTCCCTTCTAA
- a CDS encoding S8 family serine peptidase, giving the protein MTASLSVTLNASPPEQANDHAIDNRSSTASAQSVHFKSNTTKEWAKGRILVVPRAGLPAQAFANILKDHEGKARKIGQSELYIVDVPEYSEEGIVATLQRHPHLKFADLDHAVTPAFVPNDPMYTNAWQHPIIGSPAAWDITQGSGITIAILDTGIDNTHPDLASKLVSGWNFYDNNSNFSDVLGHGTAVAGTAAAATNNSVGIAAIAGQSMIMPLRITDLNGIGYSSTISQALIYAADHGARVANASFEGLSSNLSIRNAAQYMKDKGGLVTVSAGNTGTLESFTVTTSMLAIAATDLYDNKANFSSYGDYVSLAAPGQNFYSTRLGGDYMPVAGTSFSSPLTAGVIALMMSANPQLGSVDIENLLFSTAVDLGAAGKDVYFGYGRVNAAAAVLAAKNATPKIDSTAPAIFIIDPLGGATVSGLIPVDVDATDNTGVARVELWINNTNIATDTSSPFAFSWDTAGAPNGTAKVEARAYDTTGNLSTTNISVNVSNSIVTPSVDTQAPAVTIVNPVAGSVTGTVTISTSASDNSGPAGIKQYIYIDGVQVTTGTGSTLSYSWSTRSKKVKAGSHTIQAIAKDAAGNSSSAYVAVNVK; this is encoded by the coding sequence TTGACAGCATCATTATCTGTTACTTTAAATGCTTCACCACCAGAACAAGCAAATGATCACGCCATAGACAATCGCTCTAGCACTGCATCAGCCCAAAGTGTGCATTTTAAAAGCAACACTACAAAAGAATGGGCGAAAGGTCGGATTCTGGTAGTGCCACGTGCCGGTCTTCCTGCACAAGCTTTTGCAAATATTCTGAAAGATCATGAAGGCAAGGCCAGAAAAATTGGACAAAGCGAATTGTATATCGTTGATGTACCGGAATATTCTGAAGAAGGCATCGTTGCCACGCTTCAGCGCCATCCGCACCTTAAGTTTGCTGATCTTGATCACGCCGTTACCCCGGCTTTTGTTCCCAATGATCCAATGTATACCAATGCATGGCAGCACCCCATAATTGGGTCACCAGCTGCATGGGATATTACTCAAGGCAGCGGTATTACCATCGCAATCCTAGATACTGGGATTGATAACACACACCCTGATCTTGCCTCAAAACTAGTATCGGGCTGGAATTTTTATGATAACAACTCAAACTTCTCGGATGTGCTAGGCCATGGAACCGCTGTCGCTGGTACTGCTGCGGCAGCAACCAACAACAGCGTTGGTATAGCAGCAATCGCCGGTCAATCTATGATCATGCCCCTCAGAATAACTGACTTGAATGGCATAGGTTACTCTAGCACGATATCTCAAGCCCTGATCTATGCGGCGGATCACGGAGCACGTGTAGCTAATGCCAGTTTTGAAGGACTTTCTAGCAATCTATCCATTCGAAATGCAGCACAATATATGAAAGATAAAGGAGGTTTGGTAACGGTTAGCGCCGGAAATACCGGAACACTGGAAAGCTTCACGGTCACTACGAGCATGCTAGCAATAGCAGCCACTGATTTATACGATAATAAAGCAAATTTTTCGAGCTATGGTGATTACGTTTCACTAGCGGCGCCAGGGCAAAATTTCTATAGCACCCGGCTTGGCGGCGATTATATGCCGGTAGCCGGTACTTCTTTCTCAAGCCCATTAACTGCTGGCGTTATCGCACTCATGATGTCTGCCAATCCACAATTGGGCAGCGTTGACATCGAAAATCTGCTTTTCTCCACAGCCGTTGATCTCGGCGCAGCTGGTAAGGATGTCTATTTCGGTTATGGCCGAGTTAATGCCGCTGCTGCGGTACTGGCTGCAAAAAATGCAACGCCCAAAATCGACTCGACAGCTCCTGCAATCTTCATCATCGATCCACTCGGCGGTGCCACTGTTTCCGGGTTGATTCCTGTCGATGTCGATGCAACCGATAATACCGGCGTGGCGCGCGTAGAACTGTGGATCAACAATACTAATATAGCCACGGACACTTCATCCCCATTCGCGTTTAGTTGGGATACGGCAGGAGCACCGAATGGAACCGCAAAAGTTGAAGCGCGCGCCTATGACACAACCGGAAACTTGAGCACCACCAACATCTCGGTCAATGTTAGCAATTCGATCGTGACACCCAGTGTGGACACACAAGCTCCAGCAGTTACCATCGTAAACCCCGTTGCAGGCAGCGTCACCGGAACCGTCACCATCAGCACCAGTGCATCTGACAACAGTGGTCCGGCCGGCATTAAGCAATACATTTACATCGATGGCGTACAAGTTACCACAGGTACTGGAAGCACCTTATCGTATAGTTGGAGTACCCGCTCCAAGAAAGTGAAAGCGGGATCACACACCATCCAGGCAATCGCAAAAGATGCAGCTGGAAACTCTTCTTCGGCTTATGTAGCCGTGAACGTCAAATAG
- a CDS encoding VOC family protein — MNNNPVGWFEIYVQDMERAKRFYESVFQTKLEQLDSPAGMPVELWSFPMLKGQMGASGALVKMADGPSGGNAVLVYFSCADCAVEAARAASAGGHLIREKMPIGPYGFIALIRDTEGNMIGLHSMQ, encoded by the coding sequence ATGAACAATAATCCCGTAGGCTGGTTTGAAATTTACGTGCAGGATATGGAGCGCGCCAAGCGTTTTTATGAATCGGTGTTCCAAACAAAGCTGGAACAACTGGATAGTCCTGCGGGCATGCCGGTTGAGCTGTGGAGTTTTCCCATGCTGAAAGGTCAAATGGGCGCATCCGGCGCGCTGGTCAAAATGGCAGACGGGCCATCCGGCGGAAATGCTGTGCTGGTCTATTTTTCCTGTGCGGATTGTGCTGTTGAGGCTGCTCGTGCAGCCTCTGCGGGAGGGCATTTGATCCGTGAAAAAATGCCCATCGGCCCCTATGGCTTTATCGCTTTGATCCGGGACACCGAAGGCAACATGATCGGCTTGCATTCAATGCAATAA